A genomic stretch from Falco cherrug isolate bFalChe1 chromosome 3, bFalChe1.pri, whole genome shotgun sequence includes:
- the LOC102059578 gene encoding IgGFc-binding protein isoform X3, giving the protein MGIGPGWGKTAALLWVWTVMLWGVFCLLSFAAPAPHHLGEEFVVAFMQNGLQQTLNSDFKLLITGYSPFTSITISMKKPGLRMTVQATMGQTIAVKIPPQAEMVGSKIFDNTVVVRANNAISLVMVNEKPTSVDSTVVYPVHSWGTKYHVVTPNVGTDRYGEFVVAAWDEPTTADVHLKATVTYQGQSYPRGSVLPITLEPFQAAQLQSSSDMSGTQIVAQKPVAVFTGHTCLARFTHCDHLVEQLRPVSSWGTTFIVPPLPFETQSDIIYVTTSQPTRVESQHGVTKTVRELRPSRSTLYGLQAFNTLYLSANAGIQVIFFADGGHKDTISYDPFFMTIPDVSSYCNSYNIFTLDGYDNYALLIAKTSETSGIMLNKTPLRNVAWKPVPGTDYSWAGHSLGNQFAIHTVEHEMSPFGLLSVGVREQKAYGSAAVCDSDPCRLVKCRAKETCKMEKGEAVCAHDYMGTCMGSQSLQYHTFDGMTVDIQGGCAYTLAKYCGNDPTLVPFIVEEEKKGEGNSKEWLTNVYVYAYNISIHKGEGGKIQVNNKLTSLPATLEAGKIQISQNEGRTILQTDFGLQVTYDEDWAIMVAVPSSYFGATCGLCGNFNEDAEDEVTLPDSTPAASVEEWAESWRDPSCQDNCGDQEMLQDKEGCAQRCLPNSHFEVCGTACPATCTNPKAPTSCSKPCAASCQCDEGFVLHGEACVPAETCRCFHNSHSYQVHEEFWEDESCQSRCRCEVGGKVACRKAGCKAHQKCIMVDGVPSCQANKYFTCIGTGDPHYTTFDGLRYDFQGTCVYQFAALCTQDPQLTPFTIKVENNNRGSKAVSFTKTVTLEVYGNVISMSQEHPRKVKVNGAFVELPFSQKGQFEVYHSGVHGFVHTIFGLRVSFDWYSYARVILPDAYAGAVCGLCGNANGNTDDDFTTRDGQRAADEIQLANSWKVGEVPGCSTGCVGDCPVCKEEQKLPYRSDGYCGVIAKAGGPFRACHRTINPAPFLEDCAFDACHYKGHRDTLCKAIASYVMECQSQGITVEPWRTPSFCGPSCPRHSHYELCGSSCPATCRGPASPGDCASVLCIEGCFCNEGFVLSGDECVPAGECGCEHQGRYYKKGEVFYTSCRERCRCQAKGVVECEEVFCSTHEECRVEDGVLGCYPAGYGRLVVSGDPHYLTFDGRAFHLLGSCTYVLARLCKPDPRLTNFSVLLKHDMGGRGNVALMKKVVISIHGHTVSMERGRKWEVMVDGERYTLPLVTEKKKLRIVQEGNNVVLQTAAGLRLLYNVATYLLVTIPDAYRGRVCGLGGNYNGDPGDDFQLPGGSLVQSTEEFITSWKVPMEDGACTEGCNGKDCAMCDAADTAPYSVSDSCGLIWDPAGPFGPCHPRVSPVEYYNHCLHDVCAANGASDVLCHSLQAYATACQAAAAEISGWRTTTFCPLSCPPHSHYELCTRTCDFTCASLSMPAPCSWTCFEGCQCDDGYLFDGEACVSLEQCGCMHQGRYFKVRLTIKAWHWWFWWNLWGLWGWVVPPG; this is encoded by the exons ATGGGCATTGGCCCAGGCTGGGGAaaaactgctgctctgctgtgggtCTGGACCGTCATGTTATGGG GTGTTTTTTGCTTGCTCAGCTTCGCTGCGCCAGCTCCGCATCACCTGGGGGAAGAGTTCGTGGTGGCCTTCATGCAAAATGGTTTGCAGCAGACGCTCAACAGCGACTTCAAGCTGCTCATCACAGGTTATTCGCCCTTCACGTCCATCACCATCTCCATGAAGAAGCCCGGCTTGAGGATGACAGTGCAGGCGACCATGGGCCAAACCATTGCAGTGAAGATCCCACCCCAAGCCGAGATGGTGGGGAGCAAAATCTTTGACAACACTGTGGTGGTGAGGGCCAACAACGCCATCTCCTTGGTGATGGTCAACGAGAAACCTACTTCGGTTGACTCAACCGTCGTATACCCTGTGCACAGCTGGGGTACGAAGTACCATGTTGTGACACCCAATGTAGGCACTGACCGCTATGGTGAGTTCGTGGTGGCCGCCTGGgatgagcccaccacagctgacGTGCATCTCAAAGCCACAGTGACCTACCAAGGCCAGTCTTACCCCCGGGGCTCGGTGCTCCCCATCACACTGGAGCCTTTCCAAGCAGCCCAGCTCCAAAGCTCATCTGATATGTCTGGCACACAGATCGTGGCGCAGAAACCTGTGGCTGTTTTCACCGGTCACACTTGCTTGGCCAGGTTCACGCACTGCGACCATTTGGTGGAGCAGCTCCGGCCCGTTTCCAGCTGGGGCACCACCTTCATCGTGCCGCCGTTGCCTTTCGAGACTCAGTCTGATATCATCTATGTTACCACTTCCCAGCCAACACGTGTGGAGTCTCAACATGGGGTGACCAAGACAGTTCGGGAGCTACGGCCCAGCCGGTCAACGCTTTACGGACTCCAAGCCTTCAATACCTTGTACCTCTCTGCCAACGCTGGCATCCAGGTCATTTTTTTTGCCGACGGAGGTCATAAAGACACCATCTCCTATGACCCATTCTTCATGACCATCCCAGATGTCTCCAGTTACTGTAACTCCTACAACATCTTCACCCTGGACGGTTATGATAATTACGCCCTGCTGATAGCCAAGACCTCGGAGACATCTGGAATAATGCTCAACAAAACGCCATTGAGAAACGTCGCGTGGAAGCCCGTCCCGGGCACTGATTACTCCTGGGCCGGGCACAGTTTGGGCAACCAATTTGCCATCCATACAGTGGAGCACGAGATGTCCCCTTTTGGGCTGCTCAGCGTGGGGGTCCGGGAGCAAAAAGCCTATGGGTCGGCAGCCGTTTGCGACAGTG ATCCCTGCCGGCTGGTGAAATGCCGCGCAAAGGAGACGTGCAAGATGGAGAAAGGGGAGGCTGTGTGCGCACACGACTACATGGGAACCTGCATGGGGTCGCAGTCCCTGCAGTACCACACCTTTGACGGGATGACCGTGGACATCCAGGGCGGCTGTGCTTACACCCTTGCCAAATATTGCGGCAACGATCCCACCCTGGTGCCTTTCAttgtggaggaggagaagaagggTGAAGGCAATTCCAAGGAGTGGTTGACCAATGTCTACGTGTACGCCTACAACATCTCCATCCACAAAGGAGAAGGAGGTAAaatccag gtcAACAACAAACTCACCAGCCTACCAGCCACCCTGGAAGCGGGAAAGATCCAGATCTCCCAAAACGAAGGTCGCACCATCCTGCAAACTGATTTTGGGCTGCAGGTGACCTACGATGAAGACTGGGCCATAATGGTGGCCGTGCCCAGCAGCTATTTCGGGGCCACCTGTGGCCTCTGCGGCAACTTCAACGAGGACGCAGAGGATGAGGTGACGCTTCCCGACAGCACTCCGGCTGCCAGCGTGGAGGAGTGGGCTGAAAGCTGGCGAGATCCCTCCTGCCAGGACAACTGTGGAGACCAGGAGATGTTGCAGGACAAAGAAGGCTGCG CTCAGAGATGCCTCCCAAACAGCCACTTTGAAGTCTGTGGGACAGCGTGCCCTGCCACCTGCACCAACCCCAAAgcccccacctcctgcagcaagCCATGCGCTGCCAGCTGCCAGTGTGATGAGGGCTTTGTCCTCCACGGTGAAGCGTGTGTCCCAGCAGAGACCTGCCGTTGCTTCCACAACAGTCATTCCTACCAGGTCCATGAGGAGTTTTGGGAAGATGAGAGCTGCCAAAGCCGGTGCCGGTGTGAGGTGGGGGGCAAGGTGGCTTGCAGGAAGGCTGGGTGCAAAGCCCACCAGAAATGCATCATGGTCGATGGCgtccccagctgccaggcaaACAAGTACTTCACCTGCATCGGGACAGGCGACCCTCACTACACCACCTTCGACGGGTTGAGATATGACTTCCAAGGGACGTGCGTCTACCAGTTCGCAGCCCTCTGCACCCAGGACCCCCAGCTGACCCCCTTCACCATCAAGGTGGAGAACAACAACCGGGGCAGCAAAGCTGTGTCCTTCACCAAAACCGTCACCCTGGAGGTCTATGGGAATGTCATCAGCATGAGCCAGGAGCACCCACGCAAGGTCAAG GTCAACGGTGCCTTCGTGGAGCTCCCGTTCAGCCAGAAGGGCCAGTTTGAGGTCTACCACAGTGGTGTCCACGGCTTCGTCCACACCATCTTTGGCCTACGGGTGAGCTTTGACTGGTACAGCTACGCCCGCGTCATCCTCCCTGATGCCTACGCCGGCGCCGTCTGCGGCCTCTGCGGCAATGCCAACGGCAACACCGACGACGACTTCACCACCCGTGATGGCCAACGGGCTGCCGATGAAATCCAGTTGGCCAACAGCTGGAAGGTGGGAGAGGTCCCCGGTTGCTCCACTGGTTGCGTGGGGGATTGCCCCGTATGCAAAGAGGAGCAGAAGCTGCCCTACCGCAGTGACGGCTACTGTGGGGTGATCGCCAAAGCTGGGGGACCCTTCCGGGCTTGCCACCGCACCATCAACCCCGCACCCTTCCTGGAGGACTGTGCTTTTGACGCTTGCCACTACAAAGGCCACCGGGACACCTTGTGCAAAGCCATCGCCTCCTACGTGATGGAATGCCAGAGCCAGGGCATCACCGTGGAGCCGTGGAGGACGCCGTCCTTCTGCG gtccctcctgcccccgTCACTCGCACTACGAGCTCTGTgggagcagctgcccagccacGTGTCGGGGTCCGGCCAGCCCGGGGGACTGCGCGTCGGTGCTGTGCATCGAAGGCTGCTTCTGCAACGAGGGCTTCGTCCTCAGTGGCGATGAGTGCGTGCCGGCGGGCGAGTGTGGCTGCGAGCACCAGGGTCGCTACTACAAGAAGGGTGAGGTTTTCTACACCTCGTGCAGGGAGAGGTGCCGCTGCCAAGCCAAGGGGGTAGTGGAGTGCGAGGAGGTCTTCTGCAGCACCCACGAGGAGTGTCGAGTAGAGGacggggtgctggggtgctaCCCGGCGGGCTATGGACGGCTGGTGGTCTCAGGGGACCCACACTACCTGACGTTCGATGGGCGAGCCTTTCACCTCCTGGGTTCCTGCACCTACGTCCTGGCGCGGCTCTGCAAGCCAGACCCGCGGCTGACGAACttctcagtgctgctgaagcatGACATGGGTGGCCGGGGCAACGTAGCCCTGATGAAGAAGGTGGTCATCTCCATCCACGGCCACACAGTCAGCATGGAGAGGGGCCGGAAGTGGGAGGTGATG GTGGACGGGGAGCGCTACACGCTGCCACTGGTGACAGAGAAGAAGAAGCTACGGATCGTCCAAGAAGGGAACAACGTGGTCCTCCAGACGGCTGCCGGGCTGCGGCTCCTCTACAATGTGGCCACCTACCTCCTGGTCACCATCCCCGACGCCTACCGGGGCCGTGTGTGCGGGCTGGGTGGCAACTACAACGGGGACCCCGGTGATGAtttccagctgcctggagggTCCTTGGTGCAAAGCACCGAGGAGTTCATCACCTCCTGGAAGGTGCCCATGGAGGATGGAGCGTGCACTGAGGGTTGCAACGGCAAGGACTGCGCCATGTGCGACGCCGCCGACACTGCTCCCTATAGCGTCAGTGACTCCTGCGGGCTCATCTGGGACCCGGCAGGACCTTTCGGACCGTGTCACCCACGGGTGAGCCCAGTGGAGTACTACAACCACTGCCTCCACGATGTCTGTGCTGCCAACGGTGCCAGTGACGTTCTATGCCACAGCCTCCAAGCCTACGCCACTGCTTGCCAAGCCGCCGCGGCCGAGATCAGCGGGTGGAGAACAACCACTTTTTGCC ctctttcctgcccaccccacagccACTACGAGCTCTGCACCCGTACCTGTGACTTCACCTGCGCCAGCCTCTCCATGCCGGCCCCGTGCAGCTGGACGTGCTTCGAGGGCTGCCAGTGTGACGATGGGTACCTCTTCGATGGAGAAGCCTGCGTGTCCTTGGAGCAGTGTGGCTGCATGCACCAGGGGCGGTATTTCAAGGTGAGGTTGACCATCAAGGCTTGGCATTGGTGGTTTTGGTGGAATTTGTGGGGATTGTGGGGGTGGGTTGTCCCACCTGGCTGA
- the LOC102059578 gene encoding IgGFc-binding protein isoform X2 — MGIGPGWGKTAALLWVWTVMLWGVFCLLSFAAPAPHHLGEEFVVAFMQNGLQQTLNSDFKLLITGYSPFTSITISMKKPGLRMTVQATMGQTIAVKIPPQAEMVGSKIFDNTVVVRANNAISLVMVNEKPTSVDSTVVYPVHSWGTKYHVVTPNVGTDRYGEFVVAAWDEPTTADVHLKATVTYQGQSYPRGSVLPITLEPFQAAQLQSSSDMSGTQIVAQKPVAVFTGHTCLARFTHCDHLVEQLRPVSSWGTTFIVPPLPFETQSDIIYVTTSQPTRVESQHGVTKTVRELRPSRSTLYGLQAFNTLYLSANAGIQVIFFADGGHKDTISYDPFFMTIPDVSSYCNSYNIFTLDGYDNYALLIAKTSETSGIMLNKTPLRNVAWKPVPGTDYSWAGHSLGNQFAIHTVEHEMSPFGLLSVGVREQKAYGSAAVCDSDPCRLVKCRAKETCKMEKGEAVCAHDYMGTCMGSQSLQYHTFDGMTVDIQGGCAYTLAKYCGNDPTLVPFIVEEEKKGEGNSKEWLTNVYVYAYNISIHKGEGGKIQVNNKLTSLPATLEAGKIQISQNEGRTILQTDFGLQVTYDEDWAIMVAVPSSYFGATCGLCGNFNEDAEDEVTLPDSTPAASVEEWAESWRDPSCQDNCGDQEMLQDKEGCAQRCLPNSHFEVCGTACPATCTNPKAPTSCSKPCAASCQCDEGFVLHGEACVPAETCRCFHNSHSYQVHEEFWEDESCQSRCRCEVGGKVACRKAGCKAHQKCIMVDGVPSCQANKYFTCIGTGDPHYTTFDGLRYDFQGTCVYQFAALCTQDPQLTPFTIKVENNNRGSKAVSFTKTVTLEVYGNVISMSQEHPRKVKVNGAFVELPFSQKGQFEVYHSGVHGFVHTIFGLRVSFDWYSYARVILPDAYAGAVCGLCGNANGNTDDDFTTRDGQRAADEIQLANSWKVGEVPGCSTGCVGDCPVCKEEQKLPYRSDGYCGVIAKAGGPFRACHRTINPAPFLEDCAFDACHYKGHRDTLCKAIASYVMECQSQGITVEPWRTPSFCGPSCPRHSHYELCGSSCPATCRGPASPGDCASVLCIEGCFCNEGFVLSGDECVPAGECGCEHQGRYYKKGEVFYTSCRERCRCQAKGVVECEEVFCSTHEECRVEDGVLGCYPAGYGRLVVSGDPHYLTFDGRAFHLLGSCTYVLARLCKPDPRLTNFSVLLKHDMGGRGNVALMKKVVISIHGHTVSMERGRKWEVMVDGERYTLPLVTEKKKLRIVQEGNNVVLQTAAGLRLLYNVATYLLVTIPDAYRGRVCGLGGNYNGDPGDDFQLPGGSLVQSTEEFITSWKVPMEDGACTEGCNGKDCAMCDAADTAPYSVSDSCGLIWDPAGPFGPCHPRVSPVEYYNHCLHDVCAANGASDVLCHSLQAYATACQAAAAEISGWRTTTFCPLSCPPHSHYELCTRTCDFTCASLSMPAPCSWTCFEGCQCDDGYLFDGEACVSLEQCGCMHQGRYFKARETIISNNCSTKCSCHPSQGLICEDMWCPPDEVCTRRDGAQLCVKREGRCRVSPGASLTTFDGTRGDLLTSGTYKVAALCNEQSPNWFKVVVEVSECRDDNIPAAVAVFVFFREAFITVNNNMEVWVNGLFTRPPAAVSKAVSLSAVAGNITISHTSGMDVLFSPGGEMTITVGATLVNQLCAPCGNFNGDPSDDLKLPNGRTVRTIAEVADAWKARDFAGCD; from the exons ATGGGCATTGGCCCAGGCTGGGGAaaaactgctgctctgctgtgggtCTGGACCGTCATGTTATGGG GTGTTTTTTGCTTGCTCAGCTTCGCTGCGCCAGCTCCGCATCACCTGGGGGAAGAGTTCGTGGTGGCCTTCATGCAAAATGGTTTGCAGCAGACGCTCAACAGCGACTTCAAGCTGCTCATCACAGGTTATTCGCCCTTCACGTCCATCACCATCTCCATGAAGAAGCCCGGCTTGAGGATGACAGTGCAGGCGACCATGGGCCAAACCATTGCAGTGAAGATCCCACCCCAAGCCGAGATGGTGGGGAGCAAAATCTTTGACAACACTGTGGTGGTGAGGGCCAACAACGCCATCTCCTTGGTGATGGTCAACGAGAAACCTACTTCGGTTGACTCAACCGTCGTATACCCTGTGCACAGCTGGGGTACGAAGTACCATGTTGTGACACCCAATGTAGGCACTGACCGCTATGGTGAGTTCGTGGTGGCCGCCTGGgatgagcccaccacagctgacGTGCATCTCAAAGCCACAGTGACCTACCAAGGCCAGTCTTACCCCCGGGGCTCGGTGCTCCCCATCACACTGGAGCCTTTCCAAGCAGCCCAGCTCCAAAGCTCATCTGATATGTCTGGCACACAGATCGTGGCGCAGAAACCTGTGGCTGTTTTCACCGGTCACACTTGCTTGGCCAGGTTCACGCACTGCGACCATTTGGTGGAGCAGCTCCGGCCCGTTTCCAGCTGGGGCACCACCTTCATCGTGCCGCCGTTGCCTTTCGAGACTCAGTCTGATATCATCTATGTTACCACTTCCCAGCCAACACGTGTGGAGTCTCAACATGGGGTGACCAAGACAGTTCGGGAGCTACGGCCCAGCCGGTCAACGCTTTACGGACTCCAAGCCTTCAATACCTTGTACCTCTCTGCCAACGCTGGCATCCAGGTCATTTTTTTTGCCGACGGAGGTCATAAAGACACCATCTCCTATGACCCATTCTTCATGACCATCCCAGATGTCTCCAGTTACTGTAACTCCTACAACATCTTCACCCTGGACGGTTATGATAATTACGCCCTGCTGATAGCCAAGACCTCGGAGACATCTGGAATAATGCTCAACAAAACGCCATTGAGAAACGTCGCGTGGAAGCCCGTCCCGGGCACTGATTACTCCTGGGCCGGGCACAGTTTGGGCAACCAATTTGCCATCCATACAGTGGAGCACGAGATGTCCCCTTTTGGGCTGCTCAGCGTGGGGGTCCGGGAGCAAAAAGCCTATGGGTCGGCAGCCGTTTGCGACAGTG ATCCCTGCCGGCTGGTGAAATGCCGCGCAAAGGAGACGTGCAAGATGGAGAAAGGGGAGGCTGTGTGCGCACACGACTACATGGGAACCTGCATGGGGTCGCAGTCCCTGCAGTACCACACCTTTGACGGGATGACCGTGGACATCCAGGGCGGCTGTGCTTACACCCTTGCCAAATATTGCGGCAACGATCCCACCCTGGTGCCTTTCAttgtggaggaggagaagaagggTGAAGGCAATTCCAAGGAGTGGTTGACCAATGTCTACGTGTACGCCTACAACATCTCCATCCACAAAGGAGAAGGAGGTAAaatccag gtcAACAACAAACTCACCAGCCTACCAGCCACCCTGGAAGCGGGAAAGATCCAGATCTCCCAAAACGAAGGTCGCACCATCCTGCAAACTGATTTTGGGCTGCAGGTGACCTACGATGAAGACTGGGCCATAATGGTGGCCGTGCCCAGCAGCTATTTCGGGGCCACCTGTGGCCTCTGCGGCAACTTCAACGAGGACGCAGAGGATGAGGTGACGCTTCCCGACAGCACTCCGGCTGCCAGCGTGGAGGAGTGGGCTGAAAGCTGGCGAGATCCCTCCTGCCAGGACAACTGTGGAGACCAGGAGATGTTGCAGGACAAAGAAGGCTGCG CTCAGAGATGCCTCCCAAACAGCCACTTTGAAGTCTGTGGGACAGCGTGCCCTGCCACCTGCACCAACCCCAAAgcccccacctcctgcagcaagCCATGCGCTGCCAGCTGCCAGTGTGATGAGGGCTTTGTCCTCCACGGTGAAGCGTGTGTCCCAGCAGAGACCTGCCGTTGCTTCCACAACAGTCATTCCTACCAGGTCCATGAGGAGTTTTGGGAAGATGAGAGCTGCCAAAGCCGGTGCCGGTGTGAGGTGGGGGGCAAGGTGGCTTGCAGGAAGGCTGGGTGCAAAGCCCACCAGAAATGCATCATGGTCGATGGCgtccccagctgccaggcaaACAAGTACTTCACCTGCATCGGGACAGGCGACCCTCACTACACCACCTTCGACGGGTTGAGATATGACTTCCAAGGGACGTGCGTCTACCAGTTCGCAGCCCTCTGCACCCAGGACCCCCAGCTGACCCCCTTCACCATCAAGGTGGAGAACAACAACCGGGGCAGCAAAGCTGTGTCCTTCACCAAAACCGTCACCCTGGAGGTCTATGGGAATGTCATCAGCATGAGCCAGGAGCACCCACGCAAGGTCAAG GTCAACGGTGCCTTCGTGGAGCTCCCGTTCAGCCAGAAGGGCCAGTTTGAGGTCTACCACAGTGGTGTCCACGGCTTCGTCCACACCATCTTTGGCCTACGGGTGAGCTTTGACTGGTACAGCTACGCCCGCGTCATCCTCCCTGATGCCTACGCCGGCGCCGTCTGCGGCCTCTGCGGCAATGCCAACGGCAACACCGACGACGACTTCACCACCCGTGATGGCCAACGGGCTGCCGATGAAATCCAGTTGGCCAACAGCTGGAAGGTGGGAGAGGTCCCCGGTTGCTCCACTGGTTGCGTGGGGGATTGCCCCGTATGCAAAGAGGAGCAGAAGCTGCCCTACCGCAGTGACGGCTACTGTGGGGTGATCGCCAAAGCTGGGGGACCCTTCCGGGCTTGCCACCGCACCATCAACCCCGCACCCTTCCTGGAGGACTGTGCTTTTGACGCTTGCCACTACAAAGGCCACCGGGACACCTTGTGCAAAGCCATCGCCTCCTACGTGATGGAATGCCAGAGCCAGGGCATCACCGTGGAGCCGTGGAGGACGCCGTCCTTCTGCG gtccctcctgcccccgTCACTCGCACTACGAGCTCTGTgggagcagctgcccagccacGTGTCGGGGTCCGGCCAGCCCGGGGGACTGCGCGTCGGTGCTGTGCATCGAAGGCTGCTTCTGCAACGAGGGCTTCGTCCTCAGTGGCGATGAGTGCGTGCCGGCGGGCGAGTGTGGCTGCGAGCACCAGGGTCGCTACTACAAGAAGGGTGAGGTTTTCTACACCTCGTGCAGGGAGAGGTGCCGCTGCCAAGCCAAGGGGGTAGTGGAGTGCGAGGAGGTCTTCTGCAGCACCCACGAGGAGTGTCGAGTAGAGGacggggtgctggggtgctaCCCGGCGGGCTATGGACGGCTGGTGGTCTCAGGGGACCCACACTACCTGACGTTCGATGGGCGAGCCTTTCACCTCCTGGGTTCCTGCACCTACGTCCTGGCGCGGCTCTGCAAGCCAGACCCGCGGCTGACGAACttctcagtgctgctgaagcatGACATGGGTGGCCGGGGCAACGTAGCCCTGATGAAGAAGGTGGTCATCTCCATCCACGGCCACACAGTCAGCATGGAGAGGGGCCGGAAGTGGGAGGTGATG GTGGACGGGGAGCGCTACACGCTGCCACTGGTGACAGAGAAGAAGAAGCTACGGATCGTCCAAGAAGGGAACAACGTGGTCCTCCAGACGGCTGCCGGGCTGCGGCTCCTCTACAATGTGGCCACCTACCTCCTGGTCACCATCCCCGACGCCTACCGGGGCCGTGTGTGCGGGCTGGGTGGCAACTACAACGGGGACCCCGGTGATGAtttccagctgcctggagggTCCTTGGTGCAAAGCACCGAGGAGTTCATCACCTCCTGGAAGGTGCCCATGGAGGATGGAGCGTGCACTGAGGGTTGCAACGGCAAGGACTGCGCCATGTGCGACGCCGCCGACACTGCTCCCTATAGCGTCAGTGACTCCTGCGGGCTCATCTGGGACCCGGCAGGACCTTTCGGACCGTGTCACCCACGGGTGAGCCCAGTGGAGTACTACAACCACTGCCTCCACGATGTCTGTGCTGCCAACGGTGCCAGTGACGTTCTATGCCACAGCCTCCAAGCCTACGCCACTGCTTGCCAAGCCGCCGCGGCCGAGATCAGCGGGTGGAGAACAACCACTTTTTGCC ctctttcctgcccaccccacagccACTACGAGCTCTGCACCCGTACCTGTGACTTCACCTGCGCCAGCCTCTCCATGCCGGCCCCGTGCAGCTGGACGTGCTTCGAGGGCTGCCAGTGTGACGATGGGTACCTCTTCGATGGAGAAGCCTGCGTGTCCTTGGAGCAGTGTGGCTGCATGCACCAGGGGCGGTATTTCAAG gcGCGTGAGACCATCATCTCCAACAACTGCTCCACCAAATGCAGCTGCCACCCATCCCAAGGACTCATCTGCGAGGACATGTGGTGTCCCCCGGACGAGGTCTGCACCAGACGGGATGGGGCACAGTTGTGTGTCAAGCGGGAAGGTCGATGCCGGGTTTCTCCGGGGGCTTCCTTGACCACGTTTGATGGCACCAGGGGAGATCTCCTCACCAGCGGCACCTACAAAGTGGCCGCCCTTTGCAACGAGCAGTCCCCCAACTGGTTcaaggtggtggtggaggtCAGCGAGTGCCGGGACGACAACATCCCGGCTGCCGTGGCCGTCTTCGTCTTCTTCCGCGAAGCTTTCATCACTGTGAACAACAACATGGAGGTGTGG GTGAACGGACTTTTCACCCGACCTCCAGCTGCAGTGTCCAAAGCTGTTTCCTTGAGCGCGGTGGCGGGGAACATCACCATCTCCCACACCTCAGGAATGGACGTGCTCTTCAGCCCTGGAGGGGAGATGACAATCACCGTGGGGGCCACCTTGGTCAACCAGCTCTGCGCTCCCTGTGGCAACTTCAACGGCGACCCCAGCGATGACCTGAAGCTGCCCAACGGCCGGACTGTGAGGACCATCGCAGAGGTTGCGGATGCCTGGAAAGCCAGGGATTTTGCAGGATG CGACTGA